A portion of the Scleropages formosus chromosome 13, fSclFor1.1, whole genome shotgun sequence genome contains these proteins:
- the LOC108925439 gene encoding centromere protein F — MSWVTEDWTAGLSGRALQKVRQLEAQLEQLKREKQQRQIKLDSAETALSKEKVKYDEVRSELVALQRELQSTREEAQAGLQARERLSQELQVKQAQVCSLEGQLGAARTLTNTLTQEVKRLEAELEKLENASSSGDSALFSTPCSTISSSRDHGSRWEERDRHKGNTDIKAQHIRQLQFSNHSPRLPVDGVSSPPQPYTSTPVHRTGRQLNSSTPSAIFPWEQDDAPSIPRGSSLSLSQPRSEAIDPQSPGDCRLENNLRKENDDQQSVIQELRAVVLSLKQEVRVASEQRHSSEARLLEVQDKLSTREHTLTRTREELSRISASLEKESNRAQAAEQRVKQLQEELSCQRQNAESSRLSAEQSRKKLEKEHQRELLELQRDIQAMERQQQQEISRLKQEVQQAQALHNTLQAQCDKILLQKQAVEKELDTVKGKQQCAEKELQESRRAEAQIQAKLTEALREKDSLAVSREQSERRAKGVEEEVKRLTQELNEALKLLAELQAQHAAPATPVVPARFTPAGDCFPISVTAHHERPHRPLLSQKKGPKQDGLKEEQLDERASSTDRARYPTDREPGEGIDANDMVEFGSKTTTRSKGEGERRLYQDERDGDIKEECKVMINQYSTCDIEVSENLWNNTMREKTNQEELEQQGLCRDSQIKDFEGKQDQCSLQDLKIENLALCDALKEAKQELELRLEDLETQRRAETEARTKLKQVCRKHSSQVEQLRKRTQELRDESGKLEKQLEEEQAETARLREALATLEQRSREVEEWKETERDMKEQNASLRVEIEELKLELKKERDDREKEKEDRRKEEEARRQAKEQEVEARRAFADRITELEAELQGEKKRSGENDEVGDAPLGTLLLMGNSKERSNDNSNTVFAVDGILPSSHDHSSSSSEPHSIKHKMYCTNTQGPELKTEGNLESPLRRKEKQAEMKEGLYSEETVQLLLEVECLRAACKALQVERDREASQAKQAQSKLETLQGQVTSQTKQLTLAFERQSCHIEDLLKELNDRDNAILTLEGELQHYQGQIDALKSEKHNVMVQVGTDKIKSMENVMVTPDCQGELAIIGNKVVSSMLEDPELLQPVITSLSHQGLCDDSADLQNLERALCDLRADSEELKGKLDACVSLKKSGEVGADKSGLTEDMATQRLAEEFKAVQTQVVHEKTANEKCQLAVVTCGSKQEQQCLDSTIQQSSVNDDENVGGVTKRYSDELHPAERVLDPLDLKEADELMSKNKEVTEVRQQIQQTSEENKVSDIKILTEELYLIKLENKELKLKLQALSEKEGRILNLQNDSNRKSTDRSEKKFQMNQDRLFELHQDTEEVDSSRSQQSTVVTSDCESIKDRESKLTLLNPLELGGENKVKESISADGRALHQSSVLVNTDGIFPDVQECVDTINALVAENRKLRSWAFSVCPPDKWGEIPAITEGLQKWMGCLNSGGDTTHAAESLSPALVQSTAAEEVVLSEERKDTITQRSLEPSSAQSLVPETSGLNLETADAQVAQMVNECHDATSQKKNDAIRLLDDSVIASQARESLQKHKQEAGLPVVSSRMSARELEEAKGVQASSTQTGLGEDKHKNASPQIKFLEQQLLELQSQLSILTEVNQRQAEELEVWKMTGDSVTPEFFEEPTIHTGKGSVVVQREDHLLLSCQVSAKYGHVPENPQIKAVVHRDAEFVREVAQCNVTDRCHRKHVISGDQEDTRESIQLRPRQQVLRSADYRKIKVEPADGRMDYVMPSLCVDSHTEGTVKAEFHTKVTSNQGNPAYAVEDAEFMKIDSTFQAAGSPLDPVKKSEYPCGPGKEVRSMGTQTEDMSHILDLSVHAGAQEMLQIGTQTEPENLREQGNMEAGEESDNSTESPPLSSAAASKLANRALLAGSFPFPVDPAHLAERIRRHRSHMSAAFDDTEYEPYGLPEVVMKGFADIPSGPACPYVLRRGLLGTSTLPLVLRQQEEGDRQQAEDELEP; from the exons ATGAGTTGGGTGACGGAAGACTGGACAGCTGGGCTGTCTGGTCGAGCTCTGCAGAAGGTACGGCAGCTGGAAGCCCAGCTGGAGCAACTGAAGCGAGAGAAGCAACAGAGGCAGATAAAACTAGACAGTGCGGAGACTGCCCTTAGCAAGGAGAAAGTCAAG TACGATGAGGTGCGCTCAGAGCTGGTGGCTTTGCAACGGGAGCTACAGAGCACCCGGGAAGAAGCTCAGGCAGGGCTCCAAGCTCGTGAACGCCTCTCCCAGGAGCTGCAGGTGAAGCAGGCCCAGGTGTGCAGTCTTGAGGGACAGCTGGGTGCAGCTCGCACGCTCACTAATACCCTGACACAGGAGGTCAAACG GTTGGAGGCAGAGCTTGAGAAGCTGGAGAATGCCAGCAGCTCAGGGGACTCGGCACTGTTCTCCACACCGTGCTCGACTATATCCTCCTCAAGGGACCACG GCTCTCGATGGGAAGAGAGGGACAGGCATAAAGGGAACACTGACATCAAAGCGCAACACATCCGA CAGCTGCAGTTCAGCAATCACAGCCCTAGACTGCCAGTGGACGGAGTGTCGTCTCCCCCACAACCATATACCAGCACGCCCGTTCATCGAACAGGCCGCCAGCTGAATTCCTCAACTCCTTCAGCCATTTTTCCATGGGAACAAGACGATGCTCCTTCCATCCCCAGGGGAAGTTCGCTTTCATTGTCACAGCCTAGGAGTGAAGCCATTGATCCTCAGAGCCCAGGGGACTGTAGGTTGGAGAATAATCTCCGAAAAGAGAATGATG ACCAGCAGTCAGTGATCCAGGAACTGCGCGCAGTGGTCCTGTCCCTGAAGCAGGAGGTGCGTGTAGCCTCAGAGCAGCGCCACAGTTCGGAGGCGAGACTGCTGGAGGTGCAGGACAAGCTGTCAACCCGTGAACACACCTTGACCCGCACCAGAGAGGAGCTCTCTCGGATCAGTGCCTCTCTGGAGAAGGAGAGCAACAGG GCTCAGGCTGCAGAGCAGAGGGtgaagcagctgcaggaggaacTGAGCTGTCAGAGGCAGAATGCAGAGAGCAGCCGACTCAGCGCGgaacagagcaggaaaaaactggagaaagagCACCAAAGG gagctgctggagctgcagagAGACATTCAGGCCAtggagaggcagcagcagcaggagatcAGCAGGTTGAAGCAGGAGGTCCAGCAAGCCCAGGCCCTCCATAACACATTACAGGCACAATGTGACAAG ATATTGCTACAGAAGCAGGCTGTGGAGAAAGAGCTGGACACGGTAAAAGGGAAACAGCAGTGTGCAGAGAAAGAGCTGCAGGAGAGTCGCCGGGCAGAAGCACAGATCCAAGCCAAGCTGACG GAGGCACTTCGAGAGAAGGACAGCCTAGCTGTGAGCCGGGAGCAGAGCGAGAGGAGGGCCAAAGGCGTGGAGGAGGAAGTGAAGAGGCTGACACAGGAGCTAAACGAGGCTCTGAAACTGCTGGCAGAGCTGCAGG ccCAGCATGCTGCCCCTGCCACTCCAGTGGTGCCTGCCCGCTTCACCCCAGCTGGAGACTGTTTCCCCATCTCAGTTACTGCCCACCACGAACGTCCTCATCGACCCCTACTTTCACAGAAGAAGGGCCCAAAGCAGGATGGTCTGAAGGAAGAACAGCTGGATGAGAGGGCGAGCAGTACAGACAGGGCAAGGTATCCCACTGACAGAGAGCCAGGGGAGGGCATTGATGCCAATGACATGGTAGAGTTTGGGtccaaaacaacaacaagatCAAAGGGTGAAGGAGAGAGGAGGCTGTATCAGGACGAGAGGGATGGTGACATTAAAGAGGAGTGCAAGGTGATGATAAATCAATACAGCACATGTGATATTGAAGTATCTGAAAATTTATGGAACAATACCATGAGAGAGAAGACCAATCAGGAAGAATTGGAACAACAGGGCCTTTGCCGTGATAGTCAAATAAAAGATTTTGAGGGCAAACAAGACCAGTGCTCCCTGCAGGACCTGAAAATTGAGAACTTGGCCCTTTGTGATGCGCtgaaggaggcaaaacaagagcTGGAGTTGAGGTTGGAGGACCTGGAGACCCAACGGAGGGCAGAGACAGAGGCCAGGACCAAGCTCAAGCAGGTGTGCCGCAAACATTCCTCTCAGGTGGAGCAACTGCGAAAGAGAACTCAGGAGCTGAGAGATGAAAGCGGGAAGCTGGagaaacagctggaggaggagcaagCTGAAACTGCAAGGCTTCGTGAGGCTTTGGCTACCCTGGAGCAAAGAAGCAGAGAAGTGGAGGAGTGGAAAGAGACTGAAAGGGACATGAAAGAGCAGAATGCCTCTCTCAGGGTGGAAATTGAAGAACTGAAATTGGAGCTCAAGAAAGAACGAGATgatagagagaaagagaaagaggacagaagaaaggaggaggaagcgaGGAGACAAGCGAAAGAACAGGAGGTGGAGGCAAGGAGAGCTTTCGCAGATCGGATTACAGAGCTTGAGGCAGAGCTgcaaggggaaaagaaaaggagCGGTGAGAATGACGAGGTTGGAGATGCCCCTTTAGGCACTTTGTTGTTGATGGGTAACAGCAAGGAGCGTTCTAATGACAACAGTAATACTGTCTTTGCAGTAGATGGCATACTGCCATCATCACATGACcattcatcttcttcctctgaGCCACACAGCATAAAGCATAAAATGTATTGCACCAACACTCAGGGACCTGAACTGAAAACAGAGGGTAATCTAGAGAGCCCTTTgagaaggaaagagaagcaGGCAGAGATGAAGGAAGGTCTATACAGTGAAGAGACTGTCCAGCTGCTTCTTGAAGTGGAATGCCTTCGAGCAGCTTGCAAGGCTCTGCAGGTGGAGCGGGACAGGGAGGCAAGCCAGGCTAAACAGGCCCAGAGCAAGCTGGAGACCCTGCAGGGCCAGGTGACCAGTCAGACAAAGCAGCTCACACTTGCCTTTGAGAGACAGAGCTGCCACATCGAGGACCTgctgaaagagctgaatgacAGAGACAATGCTATCCTCACACTGGAGGGGGAACTGCAGCACTATCAGGGCCAGATAGATGCATTAAAATCAGAGAAGCACAATGTGATGGTACAGGTTGGTACTGACAAGATTAAATCCATGGAAAATGTCATGGTCACACCAGACTGCCAAGGTGAACTTGCCATAATAGGTAATAAAGTTGTTAGCAGCATGTTGGAGGATCCTGAGCTTTTGCAGCCTGTGATAACATCTCTTAGTCACCAGGGGCTGTGTGATGATAGTGCTGACTTGCAGAATCTGGAAAGAGCTCTTTGCGACTTAAGGGCTGACAGTGAAGAACTGAAGGGGAAGCTTGACGCTTGTGTGTCTTTGAAGAAATCGGGTGAAGTAGGTGCAGACAAAAGTGGCCTCACTGAAGACATGGCCACACAAAGATTAGCTGAAGAGTTCAAGGCAGTCCAGACTCAGGTTGTACATGAAAAGACTGCGaatgaaaagtgtcagttagCAGTAGTTACATGTGGTAGCAAACAAGAACAGCAATGTTTAGATTCAACGATCCAGCAGAGCTCAGTTAATGACGATGAAAACGTTGGTGGTGTCACCAAGAGGTATTCAGATGAACTGCATCCTGCTGAGAGGGTCCTGGACCCACTAGATTTGAAAGAGGCTGATGAACTCATGTCAAAGAATAAAGAAGTGACAGAGGTTAGACAACAAATACAACAAACTAGTGAAGAGAATAAAGTCAGTGACATTAAGATCTTAACAGAAGAATTGTATTTAATTAAGCTTGAGAACAAAGAGTTGAAATTGAAGCTTCAGGCACTTTCAGAGAAAGAAGGAAGAATACTAAACCTTCAGAATGACTCAAACAGAAAGTCTACAGACAGGTCTGAGAAGAAATTTCAAATGAACCAGGACAGATTATTCGAACTACATCAGGATACGGAGGAGGTGGATTCAAGCCGCAGCCAGCAAAGTACTGTTGTCACTTCAGACTGTGAAAGTATCAAAGATAGAGAGTCAAAATTGACTTTGCTAAACCCCCTTGAACTGGGGggagaaaataaagtaaaagagAGCATTTCTGCAGATGGAAGAGCATTGCATCAAAGTAGCGTTCTGGTAAACACAGATGGGATTTTTCCAGATGTTCAAGAATGCGTTGATACTATTAATGCATTAGTAGCTGAAAATAGGAAATTAAGGTCCTGGGCTTTCTCAGTTTGTCCACCTGATAAATGGGGGGAAATTCCTGCCATCACTGAGGGCCTGCAGAAGTGGATGGGTTGTTTGAACAGTGGTGGTGATACTACACATGCTGCAGAGAGTCTGAGTCCAGCGCTTGTTCAATCAACAGCTGCAGAAGAAGTGGTTCTGAGTGAAGAGAGAAAAGACACAATTACCCAAAGGTCTCTGGAACCATCTTCTGCTCAGAGTCTCGTCCCTGAGACCAGTGGACTGAATCTGGAAACTGCAGATGCCCAGGTGGCCCAGATGGTAAATGAGTGCCATGATGCAACATCCCAGAAGAAGAATGATGCCATCAGGTTGCTGGATGATTCTGTGATAGCGTCTCAGGCAAGGGAGAGCCTGCAGAAACACAAGCAGGAGGCAGGACTACCTGTGGTCTCTTCGAGGATGTCTGCAAGGGAGCTCGAAGAAGCCAAGGGAGTCCAGGCTAGCAGCACACAGACTGGCCTGGGGGAGGACAAGCACAAAAACGCCTCACCGCAGATCAAGtttctggagcagcag TTGCTGGAGCTGCAGTCCCAGCTCTCCATCTTAACTGAGGTGAATCAGAGGCAAGCAGAAGAGCTGGAGGTGTGGAAAATGACAGGAGACTCTGTCACACCCGAGTTCTTTGAGGAGCCAACAATCCACACTGGCAAAGGTTCAGTAGTGGTGCAACGTGAAGACCACTTGCTGCTCTCCTGTCAG GTGTCAGCGAAGTATGGTCATGTTCCTGAAAACCCCCAGATCAAAGCAGTGGTTCATAGAGATGCTGAGTTTGTGAGAGAAGTGGCACAGTGCAATGTTACTGATAGATGTCATCGGAAACATGTTATCAGTGGCGACCAAGAAGACACCAGAGAATCCATCCAGCTCAGACCAAGGCAGCAGGTGCTAAGAAGTGCAGATTACCGAAAAATAAAAGTGGAACCCGCTGACGGTAGAATGGACTATGTTATGCCAAGTCTCTGTGTAGACAGTCACACTGAAGGCACAGTTAAAGCTGAATTCCACACCAAAGTTACCAGTAATCAGGGAAATCCAGCATATGCTGTGGAAGATGCTGAGTTCATGAAGATTGATTCCACCTTTCAGGCTGCAGGTTCTCCTTTAGATCCTGTGAAGAAGAGCGAGTACCCCTGTGGGCCAGGGAAGGAGGTGAGGAGCATGGGAACCCAGACTGAGGACATGAGTCATATTTTGGATTTGAGTGTCCATGCTGGTGCTCAGGAAATGCTCCAAATTGGCACGCAGACAGAACCTGAAAATCTGAGGGAGCAGGGGAATATGGAAGCTGGCGAAGAGTCGGACAATAGCACGGAGTCTCCACCACTGTCATCTGCAGCTGCATCAAAGTTAGCGAACAGAGCACTGTTGGCCGGGTCGTTCCCCTTCCCTGTTGACCCCGCTCACTTGGCAGAGAGGATACGTCGGCACCGCAGCCACATGTCAGCTGCTTTTGATGACACTGAGTATGAGCCCTATGGGCTACCTGAGGTCGTCATGAAGG GTTTTGCTGACATTCCGAGTGGCCCTGCATGTCCCTATGTCCTGCGGAGGGGACTCCTGGGGACCTCCACATTGCCTCTGGTCCTGAGACAGCAGGAAGAAGGGGACAGACAACAGGCAGAAGATGAGCTGGAACCCTGA